CGGTCTTTATGGACGCCGATTTCTGGCCGCTGGTTTTCTCGCGCCATTTGCTGAATATTATCCCGCACCGCTCGCACTCCAGTGTCTTGTCCGGCTGTGTATGGCCGCATTTGGGGCATTCCATGATCAGGTCCTTTATGATTGCTAGTTATAATATTCGCCCTAGGCCGTAACATGTCAATGCTATCCCCGAATCCTTTGGCCTGCCTTGTGTCCGGCCCACGGTTGACCCTTCCGGCGCACCGTGTCTATAATCCACCAATGAGCCAGAACGAAGGCAAGAGCGCCTCCAGGACCGCAAAGGACATCGAGTTCGTCGCCCGCATAACCGCCGGTGACGAAGAGGCGTGGGCGAAATTCGTTGACCAGCACACAGATTGGGCGTTGTTCAAGGCCAAGGAATGGTGCGTGCAGCATTGCCCCCATTGCGCCGGGAGCTATCTTTGCGGCCTGATGAGCCTTTCGCTGCAACGCGAGGGGAAAACGCCGAATTTCTCCCGGGCCGAGTGCGACGACGGGATGGACACATATATCTGGCTATTCGAGCAGCTCAAACGTAAAATCGTAAAATATTCCGGCAAGAACGACTGCCTGCTCTCCACCTTTGTATGGACCATATTGAACTCCCGCGAGCTGTACATAGACTGGCTCCGCTGGAAATACGGCAGGGCCTTCTGATGGGAGTGGCGATATGATCCCGGAGGTATTGAGCGATTCGGCCCGCAAAAGGCTGCCCCAGGCCATACAGAAACTTTCAGAGAAAGAGCAGATGACCTTCATCCTGCTTAGGATGAAGCGCGACGCGGCGTATATTTCGCGTGAGCTTAAGGTCACGCTCGACAAGGCGCGTGAAATGATCCGCGCCGTGCAGGACGAACTTGTGAAAAGCGGCTCGCTGGACCTGATACAAGACCCGGTGTTCTATCCGATAGACCAGCCCGTTGGGGACGACGAAAGGCCCGGCCCGGGTTTCCAGCTTGCCAGCGAGGATATGGACATGGCCGACCAGATCGCCATGTCCCGGTTTTACAAGACCCTTGGCGAGTCATTGGACAAGATGCCAAAAGAGGGGCGAAGGCTCCTTTCCCTGTGGTTTAACAAGGATATGCGGGCAAAAGATATCCTTAATTTTTACAAAGGGTTGTCTTTGCCTTTGACGGACAGTAAGCCTATTTCCACAACGTCTGAGCAGGATGTTTTTTATGCTTTGGAAAAAAATATCCGGAATCTGCTGACGATTGTCCGTACAAATATGTCAGGGGAAGGTCAAAGCCTTACCCTGGCCATGTTAAAAGAGATATTGGACGAAACGGGCGTTTAGATTGGTGACGGATTTATGAGCCACCTGACGATAGCGGAACTTTTGCGGTACGCGGACCCGGAGCTTGACGAATCAAGCCGTGTCCAGGCGCGGGGGCATCTGGAAGGGTGCCACACCTGCCGCCGGAGGTTCGCCTCGCTGATGACCATGCGCTCCGCCCTTTTCAACGTGTCGCCGAAACTCTCATCCGCGGAAGAATTGACCCCTTCATGCGTCCCTGTGGAGCTTATGGGGGATTACATCGGCGCCAGGCTGCCACAAGCCGAACGGGCCGCGTATTCCGCCCATATGGCCGAGTGCGACCTTTGTTTTGACCGGGCGGCGTTCTTCGTCACCTCCAGCGTCAGGATGACGGAGGGAGTTTTGGGAATGGCGGCCACCCCCGCAAGATACCGGGAGGCCGTGGCCCCGGTGAAAAGGAAAATCGCCGCCGGGAAAAGCGTTTCCATATGGGACATGCTGGGCAGATGGGTGGCCTCGCCCGTTCCGGCGTACGCTTTCGCCGCGGCATTGCTTTTGTTCATGGTGTTCGGCCAGGCCGGGGGCGGAGCGGGCAAAATCGTGGCGCTGGACATGGACAAGGCGTTCATCGTGTATGAACAGCCGGAACAGGCCGCCCCGTCATTCGGTTTTTCCGACGCGGGGAGGAAAGTGGGGGAGTCCCCCGCCAACCTTTCGGTGGACGTGGCCGGGCGCGGCGGCAAGGTGCGGTTTGCCTGGAATCCTGTGGACGGCGCGGCGGACTATAATTTCATCCTGATGGAAGTGAGCGCCCGTGGCGTCCATGAGATATACGAGACGAAAACGGCGGAGCCTTCCGTCTCCCTGGACGAAGGAAAGCTTGCGGCCGGCCGGGTGTACCGGTGGAAAATTTCCGGATCGGCCAGGGACAACAAGGTATTCGCCGCGATAGGCCAGTTCGCCTACGCCAAGTAGGTTTTATAAAGGAGGTTTCCGTGGGAGCCTCGTCAAAGTTTGTTATCGCCGTGTTGACGGCGTTGATCGCCTCTGCGCCGTCCTTTGCCCATGCCCAGGCCAATGCACTGCCCGGCGCCACCGCTGAAAAAGGGTATTGGACAAAAAACCACAGGACTCTCAAGGAGAGCGATAAGCGCTCCATCACCGCCCGCAAAGTCTTCGCAAAAGTGCTTTCGGCGGCGGACAGGAAGCCCGGCCCGGCGCCGGAACTTGTGATACTGGACGAACAGGGCTATCCCTGGGCGCGCTCCCTGCCGGACGGTTCCATCCTCCTCACCCGGGGCGCCATAGACATCTGCATGAACTCCAAATCGAAGGAGGAGACGGAGGCCAAGCTTGCCTTCATCATCGGCCACGAGCTTTCCCACCAGGTGAACGGGGACTTCTGGCATTTCTTCTTCTACAGCGGCGCCAATCCCGGCCCCGCCATGGACGAGGAGGACAGGAAGGCGCTGGAAGGGGCGGTGAAGATCGCAAAACAGTCCGATTCGGTGATGGCAAAGGAGCTTAAGGCAGACCAGTACGGCGTCATCTACGCGTCGCAGGCGGGCTATCATGTGCGCCGGATCGTGGACGAGGACGAGAACTTTTTCCGCGAATGGACCGCGGCCACCAACCCCGGCCTGCTGGAAGGGAGGATACTTAGCGTGACGCATCCTGAAATCGAGGAACGGTCCGCGGCGGTGATCGTTGCGCTAAAGCGGGTGGCCGAGAAGCTGGACGTGTTCGACAAGGGGGTGGCGTCGTATAAAAACTCCAGCTATGTGGCGGCCAGAAAGTATTTCGAGGACTTCCTTTCCGTGTACCAGAGCCGGGAGGCGTTCAACAACCTGGGGCTGGTGTATTACCAGATGGCGGAGGACGAATACGCCAAATGGCGGCTGGACGAGGAGCCGAATTTCCAGCTTTCGCTTGTGGTGGACCCGACCAACCGCGCCCGCAAGACCCTTGCGGAGGGGGAGGATGACGACAACGCGCTCGTCTCCGCCGCCTTCGCCGAGGAGAGCCGGGACCAGACCCTGTTCAACCGCCACGCGGACAAGGCGATGCGCTACTTCCGCGAGGCTGTCAACCGCGACCCCGGCTACGCCCCGGCCCACAACAACCTGGCGTGCGTCCATTTTCTCAAGGGGGAATATTCCTCCGCAGTCGGCGAGCTGGACGCGGGGCTGAAACTGAATCCCAACATGCCGGAGGCGTACAACAACCGCGCGGTGTCGTATATGTCGCTTGGCAAGGAATTGCAGGTGGACCTGGCGCGGAAGGCGGAGGCAGACCTTAACAAGGCGCTGGAGCTTCGCAAGGACTACGCAGATGCGTTGTACAACCTTGCGTATCTGTACAAGATCACCGGGCGGGAGAAAGAACGGGCCGAGACGCTAAAAGAGCTTGGCGAACAGACCAGCGGGGATGAAGAGGGGAAGAAGGGGAAGTAGGGTTATGGTTTTATCGGTTCAACACCTTTTATTTTCCTGAAATCCTTTTCGTCATATGTGTAAACGGCGGACACGCCGTTTTCCAGAGCGCTGTGCGCCATTACGGCATCGGCGAATTTTACGTTCTTCTCTGCGTAATCATAAACGGCTTTACGTATGACCGAGTCCTGTTCGACCTTGAGTTCCGGCGTATTGAGAATGGCGTCAACGATATCCCGTATCCGCCGCCTGTCGTATTTATAGACTTTTTCAAGAACCCAGACAATCTCCAACGCCGCCACAAAAGGGAGAATCAGGGTGATCCCATCGCGGCCGGATTCCCGGATAAGCCTCTGGCAGGCATTGCTTTTGGCCTCGTCATCGCGCGTCAGAAGGCGCAATATGACGCTTGTGTCAATTATCGCTTTTTTTGCGCTCATGGGCCGAGTCCTTGACCGCTTTTTCCCTCATTGCCTCAATGCTCATTCCCAAAGATGGCAGGGATCCGGCGTAATCGAATATGGTCTTGCCTTTCCTGATCGTGACTGCCTCCCCCTTGTCTTCCATCACCAGGGTGTCACCCTCCTTTATTTTCAACCTGCGCCTTATAGCGCTTGGCAGGGTTATCTGGCCTTTGGGAAGCACCTTGACCGCTTTCATGGAATATATCCTACCTGATTCTATTTTCCTACCATGGTAGTTTATCATACAACATCAATATCATCCATCTTTCTCCAGCCCTCACATCCTCAAAAACCGCTCGCTTTTCATCCTTCTTCGCACATGGGTTTCCACCATCTCGTGCACCATCCGTTCCACGTCGTCCATCAGCGCTGGGCCGGCGGCAAGGCGGCTTAACTTCTCCATCGGGGTCTCCAGGCTTTTGCCAAGCAGTTTTACGGAACCCAGGCTTACTCGTATCGCGCCGTTATCGCTCTTTACGCAATCGGCGCATACAACGCCTCCTTTGCGCGCGTTGAATCCGGCCGCCGCCTGGGCAGGTTCCTTGCCGCAATTGACGCAATGGGAAAGCCGGGGCATGAATCCGATGAGCGAAAGGTATTTGAACTCGAACAGCCGCAATAGCAAGTCCTGCCGCGCGCCATTGGATTCCGCGCTTAAAGCGCGCCAGAATCCAAGCAGCATCCTTAAACCTTCCCGGTTCACGTCCCGCTCTTTCTGGCAGTAATCGCAAAGCTCGGCGGAGACAAAGGCGTGGCTCATCTTGTCCAGATCGTCCCGGATGGGGAGGAAAGGCTCTATCACGTCGAAAGTGTTAAGCTGGAAAAGCTCCGCCTTCTCCTTGCCATAGAAGATTATGCGGCCGTGCACGAATGGCTCCAGCCTGCCGCCGAACCGGCTCTTGGGCTTTAGCGCCCCCTTGGCCACCGCCTTGATCTTGCCGTAGCGCTCGGTGAATAGGGTGACGATCCTGTCCGCCTCGCCTAGCCTTATGGACTTTATGGTGACGGCGGTGGACTCATGGAGCGGCATGGCGGTCTATCGCCTCACTCCTCGTCCTTGTATCCCAGTTCGCCCAGGCTGCGGATGTCGGTGGTCCATTTTTCCTTCACCTTCACCCGAAGGTCCAGGTACACCTTCGTTCCAAACCGGGCCTCAAGCTCCTGCCGGGCCATCGAGCCGATCTTCTTAAGCATGGCGGCGCCTTTCCCGATCACGATACCTTTTTGCGATTCGCGCTCCACATATATCACCGCCCCGATGAGCGTCACCCCGTTTGGCTCGTCCTCCACCCCCTCCACCACAACGGCCGTTGAATACGGCAGCTCCTGATGGAGCGACACGAACGCCTTCTCCCGGATGATCTCGCCGATGAAGAACCGCTCCGGCTGGTCGGTGATAGTTTCCGCCGGATAAAATTGCGGTCCCACGGGGAGGATTTTGGCGATGGATGTGACCATTTCCTCCACCCCCTCTCCGTTCCGGGCGGATATGGGGAACACTTCGTCGAATTCGCCGATGGTGGTCAACGCGGCGATCTGTTCGAGCAGCACAGGTTTTTTCACCGTGTCTATCTTGTTTATCACAAGGAACCTGGGGCATCGCTTTTCGCCGAACCGGGAGAGGGCGAACCGGTCCGCCTCCAGATCCGGCCGTTCCGCGTCGGTGATGAACAGTATCATGTCGCTGTCCCCCCCCGCTTTCACGGAGACGCCGATCATGAACTTGTTGAGCCGCGATTTTTCGCGCATGATCCCCGGCGTGTCCACAAACACCACCTGCAAGCCGGGCCGGGACATTATGCCCACCACGCGGTTTCTCGTGGTCTGGGGGCGTGGCGAGGTGATGGCCACCTTGGAGCCGACGAGGCGGTTTAGAAGCGTGGACTTGCCCACGTTCGGCCTGCCGGCGATGGTGACGAAACCGGATTTAATGCCTTCTGGAAGGGTCATATGATACTCCGCGCGCGCATGGGGCGCGCAATGGTTTTCAGGAAGCCTTCAGCCTTTCAACTTCCCCTTTTACAAACTCGCACCGCAGCCGCTGCGCGAACACCAGCAGGAAAAGGAGAAAGAAGGTGACAAGGCACGCCTTGAACGCCGTGAGCATGTCCGGATGCATCCCCGAATCGCCGCCGGACTTCTCCAGCACCGGGTGGATGCCCCTGTTCCACAGTTTCACGCTGTAATGCACAAGCGGCACGTCCGCATAGCCCACGATCCCCATCACGGCTGCGTACTTTGCCCGCATGGTCTCGTCCTCCACCCGGCCTCGCAATATAAGGTAGCCCGCGAAGATGAGCCACAGGACAAAGGAGGTGGTCAGCCTCGGGTCCCATGTCCAGTACGCTCCCCATATAGGCTTGCCCCACAGCATGCCTGTGGCGATCATCAGCACGGAAAGCATCACCCCCGTCTCCGCCCCGGCCAGCGCCAGCCTGTCGTACATGAAGTTTTTCGTCCACAGGTAGCCGATGGAGCCTGCGAACGTGAAGAAAAAACCGATGTAGCACATGATGGATATCGGCACGTGGAAATAGAAAATCTTCTGCGGCCATCCCATCACCGCCTCCATGGGGGCGAACGAGAACACCAGGTATATGGACACCATCATCATCGCGGCGGAGGCCGCGGTGAGCGCGGTGGCGATGGCGGGAAGGCTCCGCTTCACAAAGTTCATTTTTTCAGCCCCGCCACGTCCTTTTCAAGCTTTGAAAGCCTTTTGCCTATCAGGAACACGTAGCCGAAGAACACAAGCCACACCAGCGCGTATGCGTATATGACGTAGTCCACTTTCAACACTCCATCAATCCGGTAACGGAACGGCCCTTAAGGCTCACTCCTCTATAATATGCTCGAACAAAAGCCACGGCGCCACCAAGTATATCACGTCGAACACGGCCAGTATCTGGAACCACACCCAAAGCTGTTCCACGCTCTCGCCCCGGATAAGCCCGCCTGAGGCCTTCACAGCCGCGATCACCACCGGCGTCACCACCGGCAGGAGCAGAAGCGGTCCCATCATCTCCCGCGCCCGAAGGTTCACCGCCATCGCCGCCACCAGCAATCCCACCGAATTGAATCCCACCGCCCCCAGGAACAGCGTAAGCGACTGGAGGAAGAACCGCTCCATCACGTTTATGTTGTACATCACCGTGAATATGGGGATGATCACCGCCATCGTAAGCAGCGTCAGGATCAGGTTGGAGGCCATCTTGCCGAAATATACCCCGCTGCGGGAAATGGGCGCCAGCATCAGGGCGGAAAGGCACCCGTCCTCCTTTTCGTGGAGGAATGAGCGGTTCATGGTGATCGATCCGGAAAAAAGGAACGCCACCCAAAGCACCCCCGCCGCCGCGTCCTCCACCTTTATGGAGGTCATGTCGAACGCGAAGTTGAAGATGAGCAGCGTGAGCACGGCGAACATGAATGTTGTGGTGAAAATCTCCTTGCCGCGAAGCTCCATCGCCAGGTCCTTGCGGACGATGGCGACGGAGCCGGACAGGAATCTTTTTATATCCCCGCTCATATCAGTAATGCGCGCTCCCCACTATGCCGTTGTATGTGTCGTGGAACGAGGCTCGGTCTATTTGCGCCGCCGCCCTGTCGAACCGTATCTTCCCCGCCGCCTGCACCGCCACGCGGGTCCCAAGCGAAAGCCCTACTTCCAGGTTGTGGGTTATCATCACTATCGTCCGTTTCTCCCCGCGCAACCGTGAAAGCAGGTTCATCAGCATCCCGGCGGCGTGCTGGTCGAGCCCCGTGAAAGGTTCGTCGAGCAAAATGATGTCCGGATCGTTGACAAGGGCTCGGGCGATGGAAAGCCTCTGGCGCATCCCCCGGGAAAAGGTACCCGCCGTGTCGTCCGCGCGGCTTTTCAGCCCCACTTCGTCCAGCAACTCCGCCCCCTTGCGCTCCGGGTCCGCCACGCCGTAAAGCCGGGCGAAAAAGACCAGGTTTTCCATGGCGGTCAGGTCCGCGTAAACAAGGCTCTGATGGGAGATGTAGCCGATCCTGCGGCGCAGCTCGTCATGATGGCCGTGGGTGACGTCCTCGCCTGCGATCATAAGCTCGCCCCCGGAAGGCTTCACAAGCCCGGCGATCATCCGCAACAAGGTTGTCTTCCCCGCCCCGTTGGGGCCGAATATGGTGAGCGATTCTCCCGCCGCCACCCCCAGGTCCACATGGTCAAGGGCAGTCACCCTGCCGAACCTTTTGACGATGGAACGGAGCTCAATCAGCGGAGAGTTGATATTCTGCGATGTCATGCCCGGTATTGTCATAGAGACGGCTGGCCCAAGTCAACGTCATTCGGGGGCGGGGGT
Above is a genomic segment from Nitrospinota bacterium containing:
- a CDS encoding CcmD family protein, coding for MDYVIYAYALVWLVFFGYVFLIGKRLSKLEKDVAGLKK
- a CDS encoding heme exporter protein CcmB, which encodes MSGDIKRFLSGSVAIVRKDLAMELRGKEIFTTTFMFAVLTLLIFNFAFDMTSIKVEDAAAGVLWVAFLFSGSITMNRSFLHEKEDGCLSALMLAPISRSGVYFGKMASNLILTLLTMAVIIPIFTVMYNINVMERFFLQSLTLFLGAVGFNSVGLLVAAMAVNLRAREMMGPLLLLPVVTPVVIAAVKASGGLIRGESVEQLWVWFQILAVFDVIYLVAPWLLFEHIIEE
- a CDS encoding AbrB/MazE/SpoVT family DNA-binding domain-containing protein codes for the protein MKAVKVLPKGQITLPSAIRRRLKIKEGDTLVMEDKGEAVTIRKGKTIFDYAGSLPSLGMSIEAMREKAVKDSAHERKKSDN
- the ccmA gene encoding heme ABC exporter ATP-binding protein CcmA encodes the protein MTSQNINSPLIELRSIVKRFGRVTALDHVDLGVAAGESLTIFGPNGAGKTTLLRMIAGLVKPSGGELMIAGEDVTHGHHDELRRRIGYISHQSLVYADLTAMENLVFFARLYGVADPERKGAELLDEVGLKSRADDTAGTFSRGMRQRLSIARALVNDPDIILLDEPFTGLDQHAAGMLMNLLSRLRGEKRTIVMITHNLEVGLSLGTRVAVQAAGKIRFDRAAAQIDRASFHDTYNGIVGSAHY
- a CDS encoding PIN domain-containing protein, encoding MSAKKAIIDTSVILRLLTRDDEAKSNACQRLIRESGRDGITLILPFVAALEIVWVLEKVYKYDRRRIRDIVDAILNTPELKVEQDSVIRKAVYDYAEKNVKFADAVMAHSALENGVSAVYTYDEKDFRKIKGVEPIKP
- a CDS encoding M48 family metalloprotease, with product MGASSKFVIAVLTALIASAPSFAHAQANALPGATAEKGYWTKNHRTLKESDKRSITARKVFAKVLSAADRKPGPAPELVILDEQGYPWARSLPDGSILLTRGAIDICMNSKSKEETEAKLAFIIGHELSHQVNGDFWHFFFYSGANPGPAMDEEDRKALEGAVKIAKQSDSVMAKELKADQYGVIYASQAGYHVRRIVDEDENFFREWTAATNPGLLEGRILSVTHPEIEERSAAVIVALKRVAEKLDVFDKGVASYKNSSYVAARKYFEDFLSVYQSREAFNNLGLVYYQMAEDEYAKWRLDEEPNFQLSLVVDPTNRARKTLAEGEDDDNALVSAAFAEESRDQTLFNRHADKAMRYFREAVNRDPGYAPAHNNLACVHFLKGEYSSAVGELDAGLKLNPNMPEAYNNRAVSYMSLGKELQVDLARKAEADLNKALELRKDYADALYNLAYLYKITGREKERAETLKELGEQTSGDEEGKKGK
- the ccsA gene encoding cytochrome c biogenesis protein CcsA; translated protein: MNFVKRSLPAIATALTAASAAMMMVSIYLVFSFAPMEAVMGWPQKIFYFHVPISIMCYIGFFFTFAGSIGYLWTKNFMYDRLALAGAETGVMLSVLMIATGMLWGKPIWGAYWTWDPRLTTSFVLWLIFAGYLILRGRVEDETMRAKYAAVMGIVGYADVPLVHYSVKLWNRGIHPVLEKSGGDSGMHPDMLTAFKACLVTFFLLFLLVFAQRLRCEFVKGEVERLKAS
- the era gene encoding GTPase Era — encoded protein: MTLPEGIKSGFVTIAGRPNVGKSTLLNRLVGSKVAITSPRPQTTRNRVVGIMSRPGLQVVFVDTPGIMREKSRLNKFMIGVSVKAGGDSDMILFITDAERPDLEADRFALSRFGEKRCPRFLVINKIDTVKKPVLLEQIAALTTIGEFDEVFPISARNGEGVEEMVTSIAKILPVGPQFYPAETITDQPERFFIGEIIREKAFVSLHQELPYSTAVVVEGVEDEPNGVTLIGAVIYVERESQKGIVIGKGAAMLKKIGSMARQELEARFGTKVYLDLRVKVKEKWTTDIRSLGELGYKDEE
- the recO gene encoding DNA repair protein RecO — translated: MPLHESTAVTIKSIRLGEADRIVTLFTERYGKIKAVAKGALKPKSRFGGRLEPFVHGRIIFYGKEKAELFQLNTFDVIEPFLPIRDDLDKMSHAFVSAELCDYCQKERDVNREGLRMLLGFWRALSAESNGARQDLLLRLFEFKYLSLIGFMPRLSHCVNCGKEPAQAAAGFNARKGGVVCADCVKSDNGAIRVSLGSVKLLGKSLETPMEKLSRLAAGPALMDDVERMVHEMVETHVRRRMKSERFLRM